The following coding sequences lie in one Desulfuromonas sp. genomic window:
- a CDS encoding LysR family transcriptional regulator gives MDQLTAMKLFARVVDTGSFSAVAREMNMGQPAVSKQISALEQKLGVRLLNRSSRQLVLTEAGSAYYERCHGILADLEEAETTVTSLGGTPRGRLRVNMSVAFGRLHIAPFMPEFLERYPEISIDLMMNDRFVDLVAERVDLAIRIGDLEDSSLLARRLGVSPMVVVGAPSYFEKYGFPEHPEDLKEHNCLTYTFLRSGNNWRFKKGKEEISVPVRGNCQSDNTDGIRDIMIAGTGLALVPAWLVRCELAHGELVTVLNDFLPWESPIHAVYPESKYVPLKVRCFIDFLAEKFAEDELFTRKWGSEYKCDL, from the coding sequence ATGGACCAGTTGACAGCCATGAAACTTTTCGCCCGGGTGGTTGATACCGGAAGTTTCTCGGCGGTGGCCCGTGAGATGAATATGGGCCAGCCGGCGGTGAGTAAACAGATCTCGGCTCTGGAGCAGAAACTCGGGGTCCGCCTGCTCAACCGGAGCAGCCGGCAGCTGGTACTGACCGAGGCCGGTTCGGCGTATTACGAACGGTGCCACGGCATCCTGGCCGATCTCGAAGAAGCGGAAACCACGGTGACCAGTCTCGGCGGAACGCCGCGCGGCCGGCTCAGGGTCAACATGTCGGTCGCCTTCGGCCGCTTGCACATCGCCCCGTTCATGCCCGAGTTCCTTGAGCGCTACCCTGAAATCAGCATCGACCTGATGATGAACGACCGTTTTGTTGACCTGGTGGCCGAGCGGGTCGACCTGGCGATCCGGATCGGTGATCTCGAGGATTCGTCGCTGCTCGCCCGCAGGCTCGGGGTCAGCCCGATGGTAGTCGTCGGGGCGCCCTCCTATTTTGAGAAGTACGGATTCCCGGAGCACCCGGAGGATCTCAAGGAGCACAACTGCCTGACCTACACCTTTCTGCGCAGCGGCAACAACTGGCGGTTCAAGAAGGGGAAGGAGGAGATCAGTGTGCCGGTCAGGGGCAACTGCCAGTCGGACAACACCGACGGCATCCGCGATATCATGATCGCCGGGACCGGCCTCGCCCTGGTGCCGGCCTGGCTGGTGCGCTGCGAACTGGCGCACGGCGAGCTGGTGACCGTCCTCAACGATTTTCTCCCCTGGGAGTCGCCGATTCACGCGGTCTACCCCGAGAGCAAGTACGTGCCGCTCAAGGTGCGTTGTTTTATTGATTTCCTCGCAGAAAAGTTTGCCGAGGATGAACTGTTTACCAGGAAGTGGGGCTCGGAATACAAATGCGATCTTTAG